CCTCATCAATTTCCAGTAATTTATCCATGTGCGTGAAGATCATGACAACCCCTCCGCGGAGCGGTGTTGTACCTGCTGATAAATTCGTTCCATTACCCCTTGGTACGATCGGTGTCCCTGACTCATTGCACACCTTACAGATCTGAGATACTTCTTCTGTTGAACGCGGCTTGATGACAGCATCCGGCATACTTTGAAAATCCGGTGTGGAATCATAGGAATATACGAGAAGATCCTGAGGTGAATCGAGTAAATTCTCTTCTCCTACAATATCCGCTAACTGTTTTCGAACTTTTTTCTTTAACATATTTCTCCCCCCACTAAATCGGTATACTCCTAGTATAAAGCAAGAAAGCGCTTGCAGCTATGTGTAATAAAATAAATATTCCTGTATTTACACAGGAATATTTATATCTTCATACAATTTTCGGCTGTTGCGCCTGATCATGATAAAAATGAACCGCAATATAGAGTGATACAATATCTTCTGTGCGCTTCACCGATTTCCCCGTCAGTTCGGAGATTCGCTTCAATCTGTAATGCAGCGTGTTGATATGAATATGCAGGGCTTCGGCCGTCGGTTTCAATCTCAGATTATGTTCTATAAATACATCGAGCGTATCCATCAGGTCTTTTTCGTTCATGATGGAGCCGATCACTTTTTCTATAAGACGTTCTCTCGTCATCGTGCTGATTTCTGCAAGAGCGAGCTCGAGAGACAGTTCTGAATAAAAGACGACTTTTTCTGAATGCCCTTTTGCACTGATGGCCCGTTTTGCTTCCTGATAAGAGCGGCGCAGTTCTTCCGGAACGTGAACCACCGTTCCGACACCAGCCTGGGCCTGAAATTGAAATTGCCGGTCTATTTCCTGTAAGATCTGTTTAAGCTCCCGTTCGATAAGTTTCGCATCTTGAACTGGTTCGTTCATGTCTTTTACAACCATAAATCTGCCTGCGCCCCATGGAACCACAAAATCCTGGGGATTCTGTTCAAACGCAAGTCGCAGATAATCCGTGACGGTTTGGTCCGTTGCCCTTTTGAGTGCACTTCCGTCCTGGTGTGTCAGATGCTTTTCCATGAGATCGATGAGAATGCAGCACTTTGGGCGGTCAAGCCGAATGCCAAGAATTTCCCCGCGCTCACGAAATTCAAAATCAACATCCTGAATGTTGACCCACTCATAGACGAACGTTTCATAGCCCCTATGTTTAGAGTCGAGAAGTTCGGATGAATAGGCTTCTTTAATAATGAGTTCAGTCATGCGCTGAATGAGTTGACCGAACTGAATCACTTTTGAAGGCTCTCCGGTGATCCCGATCACACCTACTGCAGATCCGTCAATCATGATGGGCAGATTCAACCCCGCCTTTACACCTTTTAATTTCGGAACGTCCCGTTTACGGATAATAAAATGTTTACCTGTATCAACAGCGATTTTCGCCCCTTCATGAAAGTTGCCGATCCGGTTGCGGTCACTCGCTGCGATGATGGTTCCTGTCTGATCAACAACGATGACTTCTTCACGCACGATCTCCGTCACTTCATTCACGATCCTTGATGCCACGCCTGTCAGTAATTCCATTCAGTATCCCCCATCTCCTCTGCGAGTTTGTCCCCGGCCTGTATACGGATGTTCATGCCTTCACCATCAGCAATCCATTGCCATTGAT
This genomic window from [Bacillus] selenitireducens MLS10 contains:
- a CDS encoding CdaR family transcriptional regulator, translated to MELLTGVASRIVNEVTEIVREEVIVVDQTGTIIAASDRNRIGNFHEGAKIAVDTGKHFIIRKRDVPKLKGVKAGLNLPIMIDGSAVGVIGITGEPSKVIQFGQLIQRMTELIIKEAYSSELLDSKHRGYETFVYEWVNIQDVDFEFRERGEILGIRLDRPKCCILIDLMEKHLTHQDGSALKRATDQTVTDYLRLAFEQNPQDFVVPWGAGRFMVVKDMNEPVQDAKLIERELKQILQEIDRQFQFQAQAGVGTVVHVPEELRRSYQEAKRAISAKGHSEKVVFYSELSLELALAEISTMTRERLIEKVIGSIMNEKDLMDTLDVFIEHNLRLKPTAEALHIHINTLHYRLKRISELTGKSVKRTEDIVSLYIAVHFYHDQAQQPKIV